The nucleotide window CACTTCGCCACCACTCCCCCGGGGCCGGACTTCGTCGACACCTGGCCGGCCCACTGCGTCGCCGCGACGGACGGCGCGGCCAGCCACCCCGCTCTGGACGACGTGATCGGCGACGGCCTGATCGACGCCTGGTTCACCAAGGGCGAGCACGCCGCCGCCTACTCGGGGTTCGAGGGCGCCACGGACGCCCCCTCGGGTGAGCGGGTCGGCCTGCGCGAGTGGTTGCGCGAACGGCAGATCACCGAGGTCGACGTGGTGGGCATCGCCACCGATCACTGCGTGCGGGCCACCGCGCTGGACGCCGCCGCCGCCGACCTGACCACCCGGGTGCTGCTCGATCTGACCGCCGGCGTGGCCCCCCAGACCACCGCCGCGGCCCTGGAGCAGCTGGCCGAGGCCGGCATCGAGTTGCTCGGCGAGCCGGTACTCGGCTGACCCCGAAACCCCGTGATCATGCAATCCGTGCACGTTTTGTGCACGGATTTGCGGAGGGTTTGCGCAGTGGGGTGGCGCCGGGTCAGGCGAAGTCGCCGGCGTCGCGGCGCAGGTCGGTGAGCAGATGGACCAGCCGCGTGACGCCGTCCGAGTCGAGACCGGGGGCCGCGAAGACCGTGACATTCAGGTCGGCGGTGGCGGCTCGAGCAAGGTCACGCCCCGCCGGCGTCAACTCGGCCAGGGTGGCGCGGCGATCGCGCGGATGCGGCACGCGCAGCACCAGACCGGCGGCCGCCAGACGATCGACCAGGTTGGTGACGCTGGCGGGATGCACCTGCAGCCGCTCGCCCAACCGCGACAACGGCAGCGCCCCGGTGCGGGCGAAGCTCAGCAACATCAGCACCTCGTAGCGCGCGAAGCTCAACCCGTGCGGGCGCAGCACCTCCTCGATCCGGGCGAGCAGGATCTGCTGCGCCCGCATGATCGAGGTGACCGCCGCCATGCCCGGTGCCGCCGCAGCCCAGCCCGAGCGTTCCCAGTGCTCGCGGGCCTCGCACACCGGGTCGAACGGAAGGGGTTTGTCGGCCATGGCGCGCGGCTCAGACGTTGCGGCGGTACTGGCCGCCGACCTCGAAGAACGCCTGGGTGATCTGGCCGAGTGAGCACACCCGAACCGTCTCCATCAGTTCGGCGAAGACGTTCCCGCCGGACGCCGCGACGTGCTTCAACTGCTCCAGAGCGGCCGGCGCGTCAGCGGCATGGCGGGTGTGGAAGTCGGCCAATCGCTGCAATTGGGACTGCTTCTCGCCTTCGGTTCCTCGGGCCAGGGCCAGCGGGCCGGCCGCGGCGGTGGGGTCCGCATCCTGCTCGGTGGGGGCGAGGAAGGTGTTCACCCCGACGATGGGCAGCGAGCCGTCGTGCTTGCGATGTTCGTAGCGCAGCGACTCGTCCTGGATCCGCCCGCGCTGATAGCCGCTCTCCATCGCGCCCAGCACCCCGCCGCGTTCGGCGATCCGCTCGAATTCGCGCAGCACCGCCTCCTCGACCAGATCGGTGAGTTCGGAGACCACATAGGAACCCTGCAACGGGTTCTCACACCCGGCCAGGCCCCACTCGGCATCGATGATCATCTGAATCGCCAGTGCCCGACGCACCGAGTGCTCCGTCGGCGTGGTGACAGCCTCGTCATAGGCATTGGTGTGCAACGAGTTCGCGTTGTCGTAGATGGCACACAACGCCTGCAGCGTGGTGCGGATGTCGTTGAAGTCCATCTCCTGGGCATGCAGCGAACGACCCGAGGTCTGGACGTGGTACTTGAGCATCTGCGAACGCTCGCTCGCGCCGTAGCGCTCGCGCATCGCGATCGCCCAGATCCGCCGGGCCACGCGGCCGAGCACGGTGTACTCGGCGTCCATACCGTTGCTGAAGAAGAACGACAGGTTGGGCGCGAAGTCGTCGATCGCCATGCCGCGCGCCAGGTAGCTCTCGACGTAGGTGAAGCCGTTGGCCAGGGTGAAGGCCAGTTGACTGATGGGGTTCGCCCCGGCCTCGGCGATGTGATAGCCGCTCACCGACACCGAGTAGAAGTTGCGGATCCGGTGGGCCACGAAGTACTCCTGCATGTCGGCCATGCAGCGCAACGCGAACTCGGTCGAGAAGATGCAGGTGTTCTGCCCCTGGTCCTCCTTGAGGATGTCGGCCTGCACCGTGCCGCGGACCCGGGCCAGGGTGCTCGCCTGCAGACCGGCACGTTCGGCCGGCGTCGGTGGCCGACCCTCGTGCGCGGCGAAGACGTCGACGGCGGCCTCGATCGCGGCGTTGAAGAACATGGCCAGGATGGTCGGCGCCGGCCCGTTGATGGTCATCGACACCGACGTGGTCGGCGAACACAGATCGAAACCCCGGTACAGCTCACGGATGTCGTCGACGGTGGCGATCGACACCCCGGAGGTGCCGACCTTGCCGTAGATGTCCGGCCGCGGGTCGGGGTCACGCCCGTACAGGGTCACCGAGTCGAACGCGGTCGACAGTCGCGTGGCCTGCTGCCCGGCCGAGAGCAGGTGGAACCGCCGGTTGGTGCGGAACGCGTCGCCCTCACCGGCGAACATCCGGGTCGGCGCCTCGGCGTCGCGCTTGAGCGGGAAAACCCCTGCGGTATAGGGGAAATGGCCCGGCAGGTTCTCGCTGCGCCAGAACGAGACCAGCTCACCGTCGTCCTGGGTTCGGGGCAGCGCCACCCGGGGAACCGAGGTGTCCGACAAGGTGGTGCGCCGCAGCGGGGTGCGCACCTGCTGCCCACGCACCGTGTAGACCAGCTCGTCGCCGCGGTACTGCTCCACCACCTCGGGCCAGGCGGCCAGCGCCTGCCGGGTGTCGTCGTCCAACGCCGCCTCGGCCTGGCGCACCAGCGTCTCGATCGCACTGGTGTCGGCCCCCGAGGCCGCCAACTCGCTCAGCGCCGTGATCAGGTGTTGCCGACGGCGCACGGCGGTGGCCAGCTCGAGGGTGCGGTGGTGGTGCGCCCGCACGGATCCGGCCACCTCGGCCAGATAACGCACCCGGGACGGCGGCACCACCGGGCGTGCGCCGGTCGACTGTCGCAGCTCGACCGATGGCAGCTCGAGCCGCCCCGGTGAGGCCGGTAACCCCTTGGCCACCAGGGAGTCCCGCAGGAATCGATACAGCGCGCTCACCCCGTCGTCGCCGAACCGGGCCGCGCTGGTGCCGAACACCGGCATGTCCTGCCAGTCGAGGCCGAACGCCTCACGATTGCGCACGAGCTGGCGGGCGACATCACGGCGGGCGTCCTCACCGGTGCGTGACATCGAGCGTTCGACCTTGTTGACCGCCACCGCGTCGGCGACGTCCAGCATCTCGATCTTCTCGAGCTGCGAGGCGGCGCCGAACTCGGGGGTCATCACATAGAGCGAGATGTCGGCCAGGTCGGCGATCGCGGCGTCCCCCTGCCCGATCCCGGGAGTTTCGACGATCACCAGGTCGCTCATCGCCCGGCAGGCAGCGATCACCCGGGCCAGGTGATCGGGCAGTTCGCCGATCGCCCCGCGGGTGGCCAGCGAGCGGAAGAAGGTGCGCTCGGGCGCCAGCGAGGTCATCCGGATCCGGTCGCCGAGCAGCGCCCCGCCACCGCGGCGACGCGTCGGATCGACCGCCAGGACGACGACCCGCAGGGTGTCGTCGTAGTCGGTGCGCAGCCGCCGGACCAGTTCGTCGGTCAGCGAGCTCTTACCCGACCCGCCGGTGCCGGTGATGCCGAGCACCGGCACCGGGTGCTCGGTGGCGGGCTGGTTCACCTCACGACCGGCTTCGATGCGGGTGATGCGGCGGGCGAGTGCCCCGGCATCCCCGTGGGCGGGGGGCAGGTCGGCCAGGTCGACGTCGCACTCGCGCACGATGAGATTGATCATTCCGGGCAGACCCAGCCGCTGGCCGTCCTGAGGTGAGAAGATCCGCACCCCTCGCTCGGCCAGCAGGGCGATCTCGTCCGGGACGATCACCCCGCCGCCACCGCCGTAGACCCGCACGTGCCCGGCGCCACGCTCGCGCAGCGAATCGACCAGGTAGCCGAAGTACTCCACGTGGCCGCCCTGGTACGAGCTGATCGCCACCGCCTGCACGTCCTCGCTGATCGCGGCGTCGACCACCTCGGCCACCGAACGATCGTGCCCCAGGTGGATCACCTCGCACCCCTGGGCCTGCATGATGCGGCGCATCACGTTGATGGCGGCGTCGTGGCCGTCGAACAGGCTGGCCGCCGTGACGACGCGCACCGGGTACTTGGGTACGTGGAGCTGGGACACCTGCGGGTCGGGACTGCGGTCGGTCATGGCCACCTCTCAAGAAGCTATGACTTCAAACTATATGACTTCCGAGAAAGAGACCAGGCCTCGGCCGATCACCTCCGGATAGGGTCGCGACATGACCAGCCCGACCAGCCCGAGCGAGCCCTTGCACGATCTGCCCGGGTCGAGCACCGACGCCGGCACCGGCCCCGTGGTCGCCGAACTGGTCGAGGCGCTCTTCGACGATGCCGGCCCCCTGGGCGCCCATCGCGACCACCGCGCCGCCTGGTACGGCGAGACCGTGGGGTGCCTGCTCGTCGAGGCGTCGAACACCGAGCGCGCCACCGAAGACCTGATCTCCCGAGACCACGCGCTGCCGGTGTTGCTGGCCGGGCGTGACCGGCAGCAGGTGCGCGCCGCCCGTGACCTGCTGGCCGAGGACGACCGCGTCGAGCTGGTCGGCGTGCGCCTACCCCTGCCCCAGGTGGGCGCGCTGGCGGCCGCACACCTGTTGGCCGCGTTGGACTTCACCGTGCCGGCCTGGATCGAGCTCAGCCCCGCCTCGGGGTGGGCCGACGTGGTGCGGGTGCTGGCCGGGGACGGCGCCGAGAGCCTGACCCTGCTGCTGGACGACGCGAGCCCGATCGAGGCCGCCCGACTGCTGCGCGCGGTGATCGACCACGACCTGGCGTTCCGCCTGGGCGGCGCCGACCTGCCGGTGATCACGCCGGACGCCGCGGCCTCACCGTCGGGCGGGCGCCGTTACGGCGTCCTGAACGTGCTCTGCGCCGTCCGGGCCGCCCTGAACGGCGCCGAGTCGCCGGCGCTCGCGGCGATCCTGGCCGAACCCGACTCCGCCCCGCTCACCTCGGCGTTGCGCCGGATGAGCGAGGCGGATGCCGCGGTCGCGCGCGGGTTCTGCACTGCGGTGCAGGTGGACGACGTGGCCGCGATGGTCGCGCAGTGGGTGCGGCACGGGCTGATCGGGCCCGAGGACTGACCGGCCCCGTTCGTTCAGCGGCTGGGGACCACCACGGTCTTGGGCAGCTTGTCGTGCAGGCACTGGCGCTTGCTGTCCCACAGACACCACAGCACATTGAGCAGGCCGTAGAGGCCACCGATGGTCGGGATGGCCGAGGGAACCCCGGCGCCGGCCCAGCGCAGGGCCGCCTGGCCCCAACTGAGCTTGCCTCCGGCGATCGGCTGAACCCGCACTCCCACCAGCATCTTGCCGAGCGTGGCGCCCTTCAGGCCGAGCAGGGTGACCTCGTAGATCCCGCTGACCACCAGTCCGATCAGGGTGATCTTGAAGGTCTCGGCGGTCACCGACACGGTCTGCCCGGCAGTCGTCGCGTCGCTGGCCGCCTTGAAGATGGGCTGCAGGATCGGCCATGCCAGGGCCAAGGTGACGGCGCCGGTCAGGATGCCGTCCACGATCCGGGCCACCAGGCGCAGACCACGCGAGGCATACACGGTGCCCGACGGCGCACCGGGGTATCCATACGGGGCGGCTGCGGCGTATCCCTGGTTGGCGGGCGGCGGATAGGCACCGTACTGCGGCGGGTAGGGCGTTCCGGCCGGCTGGGAGTACCCCGGGTAAGGCGACGGCGCCGGGTCCTGCGGGGCGCCCCAGGGGGCCTGGCCGGCGGCCGGGTCCTGCGGAGCCCCCCACGGGGCCTGGCCCACGGCCGGCTCCTGCGGAGCACCCCACGGAGCCTGCGGCGTGGGCTGGGCGGGTTGCCCGTAGCCCTGG belongs to Kineosporiaceae bacterium and includes:
- a CDS encoding isochorismatase family protein, yielding MARALIIVDVQNDFCEGGSLAVTGGAGVAEQIAVFLRAQRDAYAAVVATQDWHVDPGAHFATTPPGPDFVDTWPAHCVAATDGAASHPALDDVIGDGLIDAWFTKGEHAAAYSGFEGATDAPSGERVGLREWLRERQITEVDVVGIATDHCVRATALDAAAADLTTRVLLDLTAGVAPQTTAAALEQLAEAGIELLGEPVLG
- a CDS encoding MarR family transcriptional regulator, with product MADKPLPFDPVCEAREHWERSGWAAAAPGMAAVTSIMRAQQILLARIEEVLRPHGLSFARYEVLMLLSFARTGALPLSRLGERLQVHPASVTNLVDRLAAAGLVLRVPHPRDRRATLAELTPAGRDLARAATADLNVTVFAAPGLDSDGVTRLVHLLTDLRRDAGDFA
- a CDS encoding cobalamin-dependent protein (Presence of a B(12) (cobalamin)-binding domain implies dependence on cobalamin itself, in one of its several forms, or in some unusual lineages, dependence on a cobalamin-like analog.), which produces MTDRSPDPQVSQLHVPKYPVRVVTAASLFDGHDAAINVMRRIMQAQGCEVIHLGHDRSVAEVVDAAISEDVQAVAISSYQGGHVEYFGYLVDSLRERGAGHVRVYGGGGGVIVPDEIALLAERGVRIFSPQDGQRLGLPGMINLIVRECDVDLADLPPAHGDAGALARRITRIEAGREVNQPATEHPVPVLGITGTGGSGKSSLTDELVRRLRTDYDDTLRVVVLAVDPTRRRGGGALLGDRIRMTSLAPERTFFRSLATRGAIGELPDHLARVIAACRAMSDLVIVETPGIGQGDAAIADLADISLYVMTPEFGAASQLEKIEMLDVADAVAVNKVERSMSRTGEDARRDVARQLVRNREAFGLDWQDMPVFGTSAARFGDDGVSALYRFLRDSLVAKGLPASPGRLELPSVELRQSTGARPVVPPSRVRYLAEVAGSVRAHHHRTLELATAVRRRQHLITALSELAASGADTSAIETLVRQAEAALDDDTRQALAAWPEVVEQYRGDELVYTVRGQQVRTPLRRTTLSDTSVPRVALPRTQDDGELVSFWRSENLPGHFPYTAGVFPLKRDAEAPTRMFAGEGDAFRTNRRFHLLSAGQQATRLSTAFDSVTLYGRDPDPRPDIYGKVGTSGVSIATVDDIRELYRGFDLCSPTTSVSMTINGPAPTILAMFFNAAIEAAVDVFAAHEGRPPTPAERAGLQASTLARVRGTVQADILKEDQGQNTCIFSTEFALRCMADMQEYFVAHRIRNFYSVSVSGYHIAEAGANPISQLAFTLANGFTYVESYLARGMAIDDFAPNLSFFFSNGMDAEYTVLGRVARRIWAIAMRERYGASERSQMLKYHVQTSGRSLHAQEMDFNDIRTTLQALCAIYDNANSLHTNAYDEAVTTPTEHSVRRALAIQMIIDAEWGLAGCENPLQGSYVVSELTDLVEEAVLREFERIAERGGVLGAMESGYQRGRIQDESLRYEHRKHDGSLPIVGVNTFLAPTEQDADPTAAAGPLALARGTEGEKQSQLQRLADFHTRHAADAPAALEQLKHVAASGGNVFAELMETVRVCSLGQITQAFFEVGGQYRRNV
- a CDS encoding RDD family protein gives rise to the protein MTSSQPPGWYPDATMPGHERWWDGAAWSPVTRPSSTAAPEPAPYQSTTDPNQGSLAQGSGDAGQGYGGQGYATSGQDAGSTGYGSPAQNPDQNPAPNYGTPTSDYGNQGYGQPAQPTPQAPWGAPQEPAVGQAPWGAPQDPAAGQAPWGAPQDPAPSPYPGYSQPAGTPYPPQYGAYPPPANQGYAAAAPYGYPGAPSGTVYASRGLRLVARIVDGILTGAVTLALAWPILQPIFKAASDATTAGQTVSVTAETFKITLIGLVVSGIYEVTLLGLKGATLGKMLVGVRVQPIAGGKLSWGQAALRWAGAGVPSAIPTIGGLYGLLNVLWCLWDSKRQCLHDKLPKTVVVPSR